One window of Saccharomyces kudriavzevii IFO 1802 strain IFO1802 genome assembly, chromosome: 10 genomic DNA carries:
- the SKDI10G1430 gene encoding metallo-dependent hydrolase superfamily protein (similar to Saccharomyces cerevisiae YBR284W and YJL070C; ancestral locus Anc_1.302) gives MVERRPSLLFDEYQDSIAKPNETKNKDGKALSKNISTAAQSGLDPKEVSVDDMDMISLPTAFDRQMILGSPMFFDPEDEENKIDPIPSISHHVNGENDYFDSSYSPPNLKTEEVVKDLYVNPFELVSQMRRKYITTSKQDGVSNNKNDIQNWLLYPKPLPKFWKFEDDKRFQDLSDSDLNEIGDGSGPGAPTPHHHGYYYPSYFTDHYYYTNSDLTGRSKAKVPYTGEYFDLNHYKEQFVAHLNDQKNTQNSCQPPNSGEEEYLTDVPTFQEFRDDFTYTIELIQSHKFNEISRKRLSYLLDKFELFQYLNSKKEILANKNVPYRDFYNSRKVDRDLSLSGCISQRQLSEYIWGKINLEPDRIVYQDPETSRDFTLKDIFQFGCSSDDQPIAIGLKLIDDEFLDWYRNIYLTDYHLTPHKVANLAGKEMRFYLLAKVFLEFDNFIEGEYLAEIFIKYVIHILEKSKYQLAQVSVNFQFYSKGEDWYKKFSRWLLRWKLVSYNVRWNVQITRIFPKLFEENVVSNFQDFLDLIFNPLFILEKEEMMDSSVDPDIIALQFFLSNVCSMDLVIKESDEYYWKEFTDMNCKPKFWAAQGDNPTIAHYMYYIYKNLSRLNFLMSQYSQNTIILRNYCSPLSSRTSQFGVDLYFTDQVESLVCNLLLCNGGLLQVEPLWDTASMIQYLFYLFQIPILAAPLSSVSLLNSQKFSPVNSKSMLLDHDYHDYLKDRAITKINPSRDITVGEQRSYETNPFMKMFKMGLKISLSSRSILYNSSYTLEPLIEEYSVAASIYLLNPTDLCELARTSVLSSGYEGWYKAHWIGVGIKRTSFFEEDVGGIDNWYDTAEDTSIKHNVPMIRRGYRKETLNQEWGFVRDYFGVINSIW, from the coding sequence ATGGTTGAACGAAGACCTTCATTACTCTTTGATGAATATCAGGATTCTATTGCTAAACCTAATGAGacaaagaataaagacgGCAAGGCCCTGTCTAAGAACATCAGTACTGCCGCGCAATCAGGGTTGGATCCAAAGGAGGTATCTGTCGATGATATGGATATGATTTCTTTGCCTACAGCCTTTGATAGGCAAATGATTTTAGGTTCGCCCATGTTTTTCGATCCTGAGGATGAAGAGAACAAAATTGACCCCATCCCTTCTATATCTCATCATGTAAATGGTGAAAATGATTACTTTGATTCGTCATATTCCCCCCCGAATCTTAAAACTGAGGAAGTGGTTAAAGACCTCTACGTTAACCCATTTGAGTTGGTTTCCCAaatgagaagaaaatatattacAACTTCCAAACAAGATGGGGTTTCcaacaataaaaatgacattCAAAACTGGTTATTGTATCCTAAGCCTCTACCCaagttttggaaatttgaagatgataaaCGATTCCAGGATCTCTCTGACTCTGATTTAAATGAGATCGGAGACGGTTCAGGGCCAGGAGCCCCTACGCCGCATCATCATGGTTACTACTACCCTAGTTACTTTACAGACCACTATTACTACACGAACTCTGATCTAACAGGAAGAAGCAAGGCAAAAGTGCCATATACCGGTGAGTACTTTGATTTGAATCACTACAAAGAACAGTTTGTTGCCCATCTAAACGATCAAAAGAATACGCAAAATTCATGTCAGCCTCCCAATTCTGgcgaagaagaatatttaACAGATGTGCCTACATTCCAAGAATTCAGGGATGATTTTACCTACACCATAGAGCTAATTCAATCTCACAAATTTAATGAGATTTCGCGCAAGCGACTTTCTTATCTATTAGATAAATTTGAACTGTTTCAGTACTTAAACTCTAAGAAAGAGATTTTAGCCAACAAAAATGTTCCCTACAGAGATTTCTACAATTCTCGTAAGGTAGATAGAGATCTATCTTTGAGTGGTTGCATTTCTCAACGTCAATTGAGCGAATATATCTGgggaaaaataaacttgGAGCCTGATAGAATAGTTTATCAAGACCCGGAAACATCAAGAGATTTCACATTGAAGGATATCTTTCAGTTTGGCTGTTCTTCTGACGACCAGCCTATCGCAATTGGACTAAAGTTgattgatgatgaatttttggattGGTATAGGAATATTTATTTAACAGACTATCATTTGACACCTCACAAAGTGGCGAATCTGGCCGGTAAAGAAATGAGATTTTATCTACTAGCTAAAGTGTTTCTTGAGTTTGATAACTTCATTGAAGGTGAGTATTTAGCGGAaattttcataaaatacGTTATTCATATCCtggaaaaatcaaaatacCAATTGGCTCAAGTATCCGTtaattttcagttttatTCCAAAGGTGAAGATTGGTATAAAAAGTTCTCGCGATGGTTGCTACGATGGAAGCTAGTGTCGTACAATGTCCGCTGGAATGTACAAATTACCAGAATTTTTCCCAAATTATTCGAGGAGAATGTTgtatcaaattttcaagattttttggatCTCATCTTCAATCCTTTATTCATATTAGAAAAGGAGGAGATGATGGATTCATCGGTCGATCCCGATATTATTGCtttgcagttttttttatcaaacGTGTGTTCTATGGATTTGGTCATTAAAGAATCAGATGAATATTATTGGAAAGAATTTACGGATATGAATTGTAAGCCGAAATTTTGGGCTGCACAAGGTGACAATCCAACAATTGCGCATTACATGTACTATATCTACAAAAATTTATCGAGATTGAATTTTCTGATGTCGCAATATTCTCAAAATACAAtcattttgagaaattACTGTTCTCCACTATCTAGTAGAACTTCCCAGTTTGGGGTGGACTTATATTTCACAGATCAAGTAGAATCATTGGTGTGCAACTTACTGCTTTGTAACGGAGGATTGTTGCAGGTGGAACCGCTTTGGGACACGGCATCAATGATACAATATTTATTCTACCTTTTCCAAATCCCCATCCTAGCTGCCCCATTATCTTCTGTGTCATTGTTGAACTcacaaaaattttctcccGTGAATAGTAAAAGCATGCTTTTAGATCACGATTATCACGATTACCTGAAAGATCGGGCGATCACCAAGATTAACCCCTCTAGAGATATTACTGTTGGCGAACAAAGGTCATATGAAACAAATCCTTTTATGAAAATGTTTAAAATGGGATTGAAAATCTCTTTATCATCGAGGTCGATTCTTTATAATAGCTCCTACACGCTAGAACCTCTCATTGAAGAGTACAGTGTCGCGGCAAGTATTTACTTACTAAACCCAACAGATTTATGCGAACTAGCAAGAACAAGTGTGTTGTCCAGTGGATATGAAGGTTGGTATAAAGCTCATTGGATTGGCGTTGGAATAAAAAGGACCTCCTTCTTTGAGGAGGACGTTGGCGGAATCGATAACTGGTATGATACAGCAGAAGATACTTCAATAAAGCACAATGTACCGATGATTAGACGAGGATACAGAAAAGAGACGCTGAATCAAGAATGGGGCTTCGTCCGGGATTACTTTGGAGTGATCAATTCCATATGGTAA
- the UTP18 gene encoding Utp18p (similar to Saccharomyces cerevisiae UTP18 (YJL069C); ancestral locus Anc_1.305), giving the protein MTPEKFSATRTMATTAMKINIPPPDEEEQLLAKFVFGDTTDLQENLAKFNADFIFNEQEMDIEDQEDEGADSDDSNDYEAQKGNLNQVNDDQLFFVDDGDKEDAQNKSEDTMDVDDEEESSSDEYSDYDGEAAWVDSDDERIKVPILTTNKTKKLRTSYNESIINGVHYINRLRSQFEKIYPRPKWVDDESDSEIDDKEDDEEEGSTNVINGDVNALTKILSTTYNYKDTPSNSKLLPPRKLDILRLKDANASHASHSAIQSLSFHPSKPLLLTGGYDKTLRIYHIDGKTNHLVTSLHLVGSPIQTCTFYTTLSNQNEQKIFAAGRRRYMHSWDLSLESLTHSQTAKIEKFSRLYGHESTQRSFENFKLAHLQNAQTSSTHGIILLQGNNGWVNILHATSGLWLMGCKIEGVITDFCIDYQPISHNTFRTILIAVNTYGEVWEFNLNKNGHVMRRWKDQGGMGITKIQVGGGTTAISPARSISRVKQNRWLAVGSESGFVNLYDRNNTTNLSTPTPIAALDQLTTTISNLQFSPDGQILCMASRAVKDALRLVHLPSCTVFSNWPTSGTPLGKVTGVTFSPSGELLAVGNEQGKVRLWKLNHY; this is encoded by the coding sequence ATGACACCAGAAAAGTTCAGTGCGACGAGAACAATGGCAACCACCGCAATGAAAATTAATATACCTCCCCCGGATGAGGAAGAACAATTACTGGCCAAGTTTGTGTTCGGTGATACGACAGATTTACAGGAAAATTTAGCTAAATTCAATGCcgattttattttcaacgaacaagaaatggacattgaagatcaagaagatgaaggtGCCGACTCGGACGACAGTAATGATTATGAGGCACAGAAGGGCAACTTGAATCAAGTCAACGACGATCAGTTATTTTTTGTGGATGATGGTGATAAGGAAGATGCTCAGAATAAGAGCGAAGACACCATGGATGTGGACGACGAGGAGGAATCTTCAAGTGATGAATACTCTGACTACGATGGAGAGGCTGCTTGGGTGGATTCGGATGATGAAAGAATCAAAGTGCCCATCCTCACCACCAACAAGACCAAGAAACTGAGGACCTCTTATAACGAATCTATAATTAATGGTGTTCACTACATCAATAGGTTGAGATCccagtttgaaaaaatttacccAAGACCTAAATGGGTTGACGATGAATCCGATTCAGAGATAGATgacaaagaagatgacgaagaagaaggctCTACTAATGTCATTAATGGCGATGTCAATGCATTAACGAAGATCTTGTCCACCACTTACAACTATAAAGATACACCATCGAATTCCAAATTATTGCCCCCCAGGAAACTGGACATTTTACGTCTTAAAGACGCGAATGCATCCCATGCATCCCATTCCGCTATACAGTCTCTTTCATTCCATCCGTCGAAGCCCTTACTGTTGACAGGTGGGTATGACAAGACTCTAAGGATCTATCATATTGACGGGAAAACAAACCATTTGGTGACAAGTTTACATCTGGTTGGATCTCCGATACAAACATGTACCTTTTATACCACTCTGtcaaatcaaaatgaaCAAAAGATATTTGCTGCCGGTAGAAGAAGGTACATGCACTCTTGGGACCTATCGTTAGAAAGCCTAACTCATTCACAAACCGCTAAGATCGAGAAGTTCTCGAGATTATATGGACATGAATCCACTcaaagatcttttgaaaatttcaaattggCACATTTACAAAACGCACAGACCAGTTCTACCCACGGTATTATTCTCTTACAAGGTAATAATGGTTGGGTCAACATCTTACATGCTACTTCCGGACTATGGTTGATGGGCTGTAAGATAGAAGGTGTGATAACTGATTTCTGCATCGATTATCAACCAATTTCGCACAATACATTTAGAACTATTCTAATCGCTGTAAATACGTACGGTGAGGTGTGGGAGTTCAACCTGAATAAGAATGGCCATGTCATGAGAAGGTGGAAGGATCAGGGCGGTATGGGTATAACAAAGATTCAAGTCGGCGGTGGCACCACTGCTATTTCTCCAGCTCGCTCAATAAGTAGAGTAAAGCAAAACAGGTGGCTAGCGGTGGGTAGCGAGAGTGGGTTTGTCAATCTATATGACAGAAACAACACCACGAATTTGTCGACCCCTACACCCATCGCTGCTTTGGACCAGCTGACAACTACCATTTCTAATCTCCAGTTTTCCCCCGATGGTCAAATCCTATGCATGGCATCCCGCGCAGTCAAAGATGCATTAAGACTAGTCCATTTACCCTCTTGTACTGTGTTCAGTAATTGGCCCACCAGCGGTACGCCCTTGGGTAAAGTTACTGGCGTCACATTTTCGCCATCTGGTGAACTGCTGGCCGTGGGTAATGAACAAGGTAAAGTAAGACTCTGGAAACTAAACCACTACTGA
- the SKDI10G1450 gene encoding S-formylglutathione hydrolase (similar to Saccharomyces cerevisiae YJL068C; ancestral locus Anc_1.308), protein MKVVKELSACGGKLIKLSHDSISTKTRMNVNVYLPKQYYAQDFPRDRRIPTVVYLSGLTCTPDNASEKAFWQFQADKYGFAMVFPDTSPRGDKVANDPEGSWDFGQGAGFYVNATQDPYAPHYQMYDYVHKELPQTLDAHFNGNGVAKLDFQDDVAITGHSMGGFGAICGYLKGYAERKYKSCSAFAPIVNPSNVPWGQKAFGGYLGDERTQWQAYDPCALIKNVKHVNDDKILIHVGDADPFLEEHLKPELLLEAVKATSWEDHVQVKKVHGFDHSYYFVSTFVPEHAEFHAKNLGLI, encoded by the coding sequence ATGAAAGTTGTTAAGGAACTGAGTGCATGTGGCGGCAAGTTGATCAAGCTGTCCCACGACTCGATCTCTACCAAGACTAGAATGAACGTCAATGTCTATCTGCCCAAGCAATACTACGCTCAGGATTTTCCAAGAGACAGGCGTATTCCCACGGTGGTTTATCTCTCCGGTTTGACGTGCACACCAGATAACGCTTCCGAGAAGGCGTTTTGGCAGTTTCAGGCTGATAAATATGGGTTCGCAATGGTTTTCCCAGATACTTCCCCCCGTGGTGACAAAGTCGCCAATGATCCTGAGGGCTCATGGGATTTCGGACAAGGCGCAGGATTCTATGTTAACGCCACCCAGGATCCGTATGCCCCACACTATCAGATGTATGACTATGTCCATAAGGAGCTTCCACAAACGTTAGATGCGCATTTCAACGGGAACGGTGTTGCTAAATTGGATTTCCAGGACGACGTTGCCATTACGGGGCACTCGATGGGAGGGTTTGGCGCTATTTGCGGGTATTTGAAGGGATATGCCGAAAGGAAATACAAATCCTGTTCTGCGTTCGCGCCTATTGTAAATCCTTCGAATGTTCCCTGGGGCCAAAAGGCCTTTGGGGGTTATCTGGGCGACGAGAGAACCCAATGGCAGGCATACGATCCGTGTGCACTAATCAAGAACGTTAAGCATGTGAACGACGACAAGATTTTGATCCATGTCGGGGATGCAGATCCCTTTTTGGAAGAGCACCTGAAACCGGAACTGCTGCTCGAAGCAGTGAAGGCTACTTCATGGGAAGACCATGTGCAAGTGAAAAAAGTGCACGGGTTTGACCATTCCTACTACTTCGTCAGCACTTTTGTCCCAGAACATGCTGAGTTCCATGCCAAAAACTTGGGCTTGATTTGA
- the MPM1 gene encoding Mpm1p (similar to Saccharomyces cerevisiae MPM1 (YJL066C); ancestral locus Anc_1.310), translated as MGFYQGDGNDSDTTAFNDKYIKDQKFATAPFWGLFPKLKDMDDRDDTLFPLPFKFNFRDFGDNAFAMASGIPTVKQFDKCQELNGLSAWTAQGIWKCLVPGKAISPLPKLDFLLPLEDVQSDKSHSRGLFFNDFNLFLKWRSHMNKLQQQRIKTRSTAVNSAARTPEDLMLSWDDLHLGNDAEYVSAGGSKNIIGRAQSISTTKDSSDAKPCTVKTEKIYFDDGTADVTTTTTSEGSTPTVKHEVVSVDEDK; from the coding sequence ATGGGATTTTATCAAGGCGACGGCAACGACTCCGACACTACGGCATTTAACGACAAGTACATCAAAGACCAGAAGTTTGCAACGGCTCCCTTCTGGGGCCTTTTCCCCAAGCTGAAGGACATGGATGATCGCGATGACACGCTCTTCCCGCTGCCCTTCAAGTTCAACTTCAGGGATTTTGGTGATAATGCCTTTGCCATGGCTTCCGGGATCCCCACCGTGAAGCAGTTTGACAAGTGCCAAGAACTAAATGGCCTGTCCGCATGGACCGCCCAGGGAATTTGGAAATGTCTTGTCCCAGGCAAAGCAATCTCCCCCCTGCCCAAACTGGACTTTCTCTTGCCCCTGGAGGACGTCCAGTCTGACAAATCGCATTCCCGTGGGTTGTTCTTCAACGATTTcaacctttttttgaagtggAGGTCTCATATGAACAAACTACAGCAGCAAAGAATCAAGACGAGGAGCACTGCCGTAAACTCCGCGGCCAGAACCCCGGAAGACCTCATGTTGAGTTGGGACGACTTGCATTTGGGCAACGATGCCGAGTACGTCTCTGCGGGTGGGTCCAAAAACATTATAGGAAGAGCGCAGTCCATAAGCACCACCAAGGATTCCAGTGATGCGAAACCTTGCACCGTCAAAACTGAAAAGATCTACTTTGATGATGGCACTGCGGACGTTACCACTACCACCACTTCCGAGGGCTCTACTCCCACGGTGAAGCATGAAGTGGTGAGCGTCGATGAAGACAAGTAG
- the DLS1 gene encoding Dls1p (similar to Saccharomyces cerevisiae DPB3 (YBR278W) and DLS1 (YJL065C); ancestral locus Anc_1.311) — MSDDTSRIEAASPPPYSLQLPVEKVQRIAKNDPEYMDTSDDAFIATALATESFIQVLALESLQHQVPRQVPHPSDEITLSYDDISGTIVRSADGHLQFLNDVIPMTKNLRLLVEENRVRYTTSVMPPNEVYSGCVMNETASKPDIVEIDLDNDEDEDVTDQE; from the coding sequence ATGAGCGACGACACTAGCCGCATAGAAGCAGCCTCTCCACCTCCATATTCGCTCCAGCTGCCTGTGGAAAAAGTACAGAGGATAGCCAAGAATGACCCAGAATACATGGACACTTCGGATGACGCATTCATAGCCACAGCGCTGGCTACTGAGTCATTCATCCAGGTGCTGGCGCTTGAATCACTACAACACCAGGTGCCACGCCAGGTACCGCACCCCTCCGACGAGATCACACTATCGTATGATGACATCTCCGGCACGATAGTGCGATCTGCCGACGGTCATCTGCAGTTCTTGAACGATGTTATACCGATGACAAAGAATCTCAGACTCCTGGTGGAGGAAAACAGAGTTCGGTACACTACGAGTGTGATGCCTCCCAACGAAGTTTACTCTGGTTGTGTAATGAACGAGACGGCCTCGAAGCCCGATATTGTTGAGATCGATCTTGATAATGACGAAGACGAGGACGTAACGGACCAGGAGTAA
- the MRPL8 gene encoding mitochondrial 54S ribosomal protein bL17m (similar to Saccharomyces cerevisiae MRPL8 (YJL063C); ancestral locus Anc_1.313) — translation MTVGIARKLSRDKPHRDALLKNLACQLFQHGSIVSTHAKCKEASRVAERIITWAKRALTTRSSVSQVELKSQIQSQLFLAGDNRKLMGRLFHEIAPRYLERPGGYTRVLRLEPRANDSAPQSILELVDSPVMSESHTVNRGNLKMWLLVKSVINDDANQLPHNPLTLQNLHKLAKFKPEAQLHDEITLIKKILFEEMSMPYDEALEKERTQALLKQACSIPLPKKQRKPSSYVMVARP, via the coding sequence ATGACGGTGGGTATTGCTAGAAAGCTTTCCAGGGACAAGCCGCACAGGGACGCGCTGCTGAAGAACCTTGCGTGCCAGTTGTTCCAGCACGGGTCCATAGTGTCGACGCATGCCAAATGCAAAGAGGCCTCCAGGGTCGCTGAACGGATCATAACCTGGGCAAAGAGGGCGCTTACGACAAGAAGTAGCGTGTCGCAAGTGGAGCTGAAGTCGCAAATCCAGAGTCAGTTGTTTTTGGCGGGAGACAACAGGAAGCTGATGGGGAGATTGTTCCATGAGATCGCACCACGATACTTGGAAAGGCCCGGTGGGTACACTCGCGTGCTGCGGTTAGAGCCCAGGGCCAACGACTCGGCACCGCAATCCATCTTGGAACTGGTCGACTCGCCCGTGATGTCTGAATCGCACACCGTGAACAGGggaaatttgaagatgtgGCTACTGGTCAAGTCGGTCATCAACGATGACGCCAACCAGCTGCCTCACAACCCGCTCACACTACAGAACCTGCACAAGTTGGCCAAGTTCAAGCCAGAAGCGCAATTGCATGATGAAATCACGCTGATCAAGAAGATCTTGTTCGAGGAAATGTCCATGCCCTATGATGAAGCGctggaaaaggaaaggaCCCAAGCACTTCTGAAACAGGCCTGCTCTATCCCGTTGCCAAAAAAGCAAAGGAAACCTTCATCATATGTCATGGTTGCCAGACCGTGA
- the COA3 gene encoding Coa3p (similar to Saccharomyces cerevisiae COA3 (YJL062W-A); ancestral locus Anc_1.314), protein MVLNPSNYQDVRTWKMTPAMIRARRPFFKGNMLGLTLLLGVTGCVYYYTYNFLHKDNDFADVPIPPIDPQELETLKKEYEAKKKT, encoded by the coding sequence ATGGTTTTGAACCCCTCCAATTACCAGGACGTCCGCACGTGGAAGATGACGCCGGCCATGATCAGGGCCCGTAGACCCTTCTTCAAAGGCAACATGCTCGGCCTCACGCTGCTGCTGGGGGTCACAGGCTGTGTTTACTACTACACATACAACTTTCTGCACAAGGACAATGACTTTGCAGACGTGCCCATCCCGCCCATCGACCCGCAGGAGCTCGAGACTCTCAAGAAGGAGTACGAggccaagaagaagacgtGA
- the LAS21 gene encoding mannose-ethanolamine phosphotransferase LAS21 (similar to Saccharomyces cerevisiae LAS21 (YJL062W); ancestral locus Anc_1.317), giving the protein MNLKQFTCLSCAQLFAILLFIFAFFPRKIVLTGISQQDPDEDRDLQHNRPFQKLVFVIIDALRSDFLFDAQISHFNNVHQWLNTGEAWGYTSFANPPTVTLPRLKSITTGSTPSFIDLLLNVAQDIDSNDLSEHDSWLQQFIQHNNTIRFMGDDTWLKLFPHEWFDFADPTHSFFVSDFTQVDNNVTRNLQKKLFQEWAQWDVAILHYLGLDHIGHRDGPHSKFMGTKHQEMDSILKSIYDQVLEHENDDDTLICVLGDHGMNELGNHGGSSAGETSAGLLFLSPKLSRFAKPEPQETHILPINGTPDHDFQYLESVQQIDIVPTIAALFGMPIPMNSVGIIIPDFLQLLPNKLASMKENFMHLWRLSDHHDDVALDDFTINDIYTKMHDIQETLTRSATNYNYPLLAVAFVSFLFTTIVAVYQLQRYSGPSFCHLHISSLSVILVSVILGVSTFASSFIEEEHQLWWWIVTASSVVPLFLYPSNAFVFARWFIMIACVRLIKFWNNSGQKFIYSNVMSNLLNQNPFWKWYLNSSTFLALIIPSARSQLLHFIVTTILVGLCFTYKISWEIVNGNQAEIPPFMQGLLTKMDFLPTENNLLLLARVFFQAWSIVVISRLALTKLKVLDKRYLIEDMKLYITVLLIFQTSSQNIGQFIIFQILQSQIYYFFQHLPTSLSLTSPSEVYLSSLVSLILQNFTFFQFGGTNSISTIDLGNAYHGVSSDYNIYVVGILMSVANFAPAIYWSMLPWSINYGSASSQNKLQTFIMSKMPAFTYHCIFGACLMTACIFLRFHLFIWSVFSPKLCYFLGWNLVMGLLNGWLPELAILFALD; this is encoded by the coding sequence ATGAACTTGAAGCAGTTCACGTGCCTATCATGCGCACAACTATTCGCTATCCTACTCTTCATCTTTGCCTTTTTCCCCAGAAAAATCGTGTTGACAGGTATATCGCAGCAGGATCCGGACGAAGATCGCGATCTGCAGCACAATAGGCCCTTCCAAAAGTTGGTGTTCGTGATCATCGACGCCCTCAGATCAGACTTTCTTTTCGATGCGCAGATTTCCCATTTCAACAACGTGCACCAATGGCTCAATACGGGCGAGGCCTGGGGTTACACGTCCTTTGCTAATCCTCCTACAGTGACATTGCCAAGACTGAAGAGTATCACGACGGGGTCTACTCCTAGTTTCATTGACTTGCTGCTGAACGTTGCACAGGATATAGACTCCAACGATCTTTCGGAACACGACTCCTGGCTGCAACAGTTCATCCAGCATAACAACACGATCCGCTTCATGGGCGATGACACTTGGCTGAAACTCTTCCCGCACGAATGGTTTGACTTCGCCGACCCTACGCACTCCTTCTTTGTCAGCGATTTCACTCAAGTCGATAACAACGTAACAAGGAACTTGCAGAAGAAGTTGTTCCAGGAATGGGCTCAATGGGACGTGGCTATTCTTCATTACCTAGGTCTTGACCATATAGGTCATAGGGATGGCCCGCATTCGAAGTTTATGGGCACGAAACACCAGGAAATGGACAGCATCTTGAAGTCCATATATGATCAAGTGCTGGAGCACgaaaatgacgatgatACATTGATCTGTGTTCTTGGTGACCATGGGATGAACGAATTGGGCAACCACGGCGGCTCCTCAGCGGGCGAAACATCAGCGGGATTGTTGTTCTTATCACCCAAACTATCTCGGTTTGCAAAGCCAGAACCACAGGAAACCCATATCTTGCCCATCAATGGTACTCCAGACCACGATTTCCAATATTTAGAGTCCGTGCAGCAGATTGACATCGTCCCCACCATAGCGGCCCTGTTTGGGATGCCAATCCCCATGAACAGCGTCGGGATCATTATACCCGACTTCCTACAACTGCTGCCCAATAAACTTGCCAGCATGAAGGAAAACTTCATGCATTTGTGGAGGCTATCCGACCACCACGATGACGTAGCTCTCGACGATTTTACCATTAATGATATCTATACTAAGATGCATgatattcaagaaacttTAACCAGGTCTGCTACAAATTACAACTATCCACTTTTGGCAGTGGCCTTCGTCAGTTTTCTCTTCACAACGATCGTTGCCGTTTATCAATTGCAACGGTACTCTGGACCTAGTTTCTGCCATTTACATATTTCTTCCCTGTCTGTAATATTAGTTTCCGTCATATTGGGCGTTTCCACATTTGCAAGCAGTTTCATCGAAGAAGAACACCAACTGTGGTGGTGGATAGTAACCGCATCCTCCGTTGTCCCTCTCTTCTTATACCCATCGAATGCTTTCGTTTTTGCACGTTGGTTTATAATGATAGCATGCGTTCGTTTGATCAAGTTTTGGAATAACAGCGGCCAAAAATTCATCTATTCCAACGTCATGTCTAATCTACTTAACCAGAACCCTTTTTGGAAATGGTATTTAAATTCCTCGACATTCCTAGCACTAATCATTCCGTCTGCTCGTTCTCAATTACTGCATTTCATTGTCACCACCATCCTAGTTGGATTGTGCTTCACATACAAGATCTCATGGGAAATCGTAAATGGTAATCAGGCTGAGATACCACCCTTCATGCAAGGATTGCTAACTAAGATGGACTTCCTGCCAACTGAAAACAACTTGCTGCTACTAGCACGTGTTTTCTTCCAAGCTTGGTCCATCGTCGTCATTTCAAGATTAGCGTTGACAAAATTAAAAGTCCTAGACAAGAGGTACCTAATTGAAGATATGAAGCTATATATAACAGTTCTGTTGATCTTCCAGACGTCGTCTCAAAACATCGGtcaattcatcatcttccAAATTCTACAGTCTCAAATTTACtattttttccaacatCTCCCAACCTCTTTGTCGTTAACCTCACCAAGTGAGGTCTACCTGTCAAGTTTAGTTTCCctaattttacaaaattttacattttttcagttcgGAGGTACAAATTCTATTTCTACGATAGACCTTGGAAATGCATACCATGGCGTTTCTTCCGACTACAACATTTACGTAGTGGGAATACTGATGTCCGTTGCGAATTTCGCACCAGCAATATACTGGTCCATGTTGCCGTGGTCAATAAATTACGGCTCTGCTTCATCGCAAAACAAACTACAAACGTTTATCATGAGTAAAATGCCTGCTTTCACCTATCATTGCATCTTTGGCGCTTGCTTAATGACGGCGTGTATCTTTTTGAGGTTCCATCTTTTCATTTGGTCCGTTTTTAGTCCAAAATTATGCTATTTTCTTGGTTGGAATCTTGTAATGGGATTGTTAAATGGTTGGCTACCTGAACTGGCCATTCTCTTTGCCTTAGATTAG